One region of Streptomyces sp. CG4 genomic DNA includes:
- a CDS encoding L-threonylcarbamoyladenylate synthase, producing MAKYFDVHPENPQPRSIAQIADAVRSEALIAYPTDSCYALGCRLGSRDGMDRIRSIRHLDDRHHFTLMCRDFAQLGQFVRVDNDVFRAVKASTPGSYTFILPATREVPRKLLHPKKKTVGVRIPDHVVTQALLAELGEPLLSSTLLLPDEAEPLTQGWEIKDRLDHVVDAVVDSGECGTEPTTVVDFSGGEAEIVRRGAGDTLRFE from the coding sequence GTGGCGAAGTACTTCGACGTGCACCCCGAGAACCCGCAACCGCGCAGCATCGCCCAGATCGCCGACGCGGTGCGCTCGGAAGCGCTGATCGCATACCCGACCGACTCCTGTTACGCACTGGGCTGCCGGCTGGGCAGCCGGGACGGCATGGACCGGATCCGCTCCATCCGCCATCTGGACGACCGGCACCACTTCACGCTGATGTGCCGGGACTTCGCGCAGCTCGGCCAGTTCGTGCGGGTGGACAACGACGTGTTCCGCGCCGTGAAGGCGTCCACGCCCGGCAGTTACACCTTCATCCTCCCGGCCACCCGCGAGGTGCCGCGCAAACTGCTGCACCCGAAGAAGAAGACCGTGGGTGTGCGCATCCCCGACCATGTGGTCACCCAGGCGTTGCTGGCGGAGCTGGGCGAGCCGCTGCTGTCCAGCACGCTGTTGCTGCCGGACGAGGCGGAGCCGCTGACGCAGGGCTGGGAGATCAAGGACCGGCTCGATCACGTGGTGGACGCGGTGGTCGACTCGGGCGAGTGCGGCACCGAGCCGACGACGGTCGTGGACTTCTCCGGCGGCGAGGCGGAGATCGTACGGCGGGGCGCCGGAGACACTCTCCGCTTCGAGTGA